The following nucleotide sequence is from Candidatus Zixiibacteriota bacterium.
GATTCGCGGCAATCTCGAAGTCGCAGAGCAGAATTACTTTGCCCGGAAGATCAATTTCTATGTGCCCGAGATTTCGATCAATGGCTCGGTGCCTGCGTACAATGTCGATGAATCATACAGGTTCTTCGGCGGAGCCACGGAGAAGCAGCTCTATCGGACACGCGATCTCGGCTTCAATTCGTTTGTCGAGCTGAATCAAAGCCTGATAACGGGCGGTGATGTCAAAGTTACCGCGAATCTGCTGACCCGCGATGATCGCTATCCGAATACCAGGCCAGGTTCCGAGCTCGGTAGTTTCATTAAAGAGCATACGAATCAGGGTTACTTCACTTTTAGATACGAGCAGCCGATTCTAAAGCCTTCAGACTCCAAGAACAATCTTTACAACACCAGGGATGATCTCGAAATCGCGAAGATGGTGAGGCTCGAAGAAGAGACGGCGCTGAGGAAAGAAATCACTGAGGCATATATTACTGTGCTGCAATTGTCGATCAAATCCGAAATCACAAACGACAAGTTCGAAGCCGCTGGATTGACAGCCGAAATCGATTCGATGAAATTGATTGACGGTGTGATCTCCGAAGAGGACTGGCTGCTGTCGTCATCTAATCGACTCGATGCGGAATTGGAAAGCTTCGAAATCGAAAACCAGGTCGAGGAGCAGAGGCGTGAGCTGGCAATTCTTCTCGACAGGGATCCGACTGCCGAATTGGAGCTGACACAACCGACTGTTTCTGAGAAAATAGATAAGTATGTTCGCCAGAGGATGCTCGACTCGTGGGAGATCAGCGTACCAGTAATCAAGGCAGACATGGAGTATTCGAAAGCTGAGCGGCAGGCGAATTATGCAGCATCGGGACACGGTATCAATGGCGATCTCACTGCTGAGTATTCGACCGGACAGGGGAGAGTCGAAACCGACGGCATCAGCGACAATATCAATACCAAGGGCTGGGGAGTTGCGCTGAACTTCTCGTTCCCGATATGGGATGGTGGCGCGTCGGGTGCGGCAGTGAAGTCTGCATGGCTCGGTGCTGAGCAGTCCAAGCTCGAAAGTGACCGTGCTAGAAAACGAACCAAGGCTGAGATAATCAATCTTGTCAATCAACTCGATGTCGGTTATAGAAGGCTCGAAATAGTCAGACAGCAGATCGATCTGGCTGAGAACAAACTCAACATCGCCGAATCACGATTCAATGACGGGCAGATTTCGAAAGTGACATATCTCGAAAGCAAAGTCTTCTATCTCGAAACCAGAGACAGATATCTTGAAGAGTTGAAGAGCTACGTTCTGAACAAGATCGAACTTGAAGGCAAGTTCATCGACGGGTAGGAAAGACACGTGGCCGCGATCTCTGATCGCGGTTCGACTTTGTCGAACAAATCAACTCGGCAGAACCGCTTCGCGCGTATCCGTGCTCCGGGATTCAGCCATACCTAATACGGCTTACCACAGCAAACCGGGTATGGCCCGCCAGTAAATATGTAGGCAATATTAAACACGATATCATCAATATCCACTTCGCCGCTGTTGTCATCATCCCCGACGCATGTAGCCAGTACCGGGTACGGACCACCTTGGAAAATGAAATACAGCAGATATACCGCATCATCAATGTCTACCGCACCGTTTCCGTTCGCGTCCCCGCACCTCACTCCAAAAGTGGTTATGCAAACCGGATGGTCAGCGTCGCTGCTGTCCTTCGCGATAAACATCGGCCCGCCGCATCCCCAGTCTCCGCTGAAACCTGAAGTGTCAAAACAAATTCCGCCTTCTCCCCAGCCAACGTCCAGATAAAGGCTGAAAATCCATTGTTCCTCGAATGTCCCGATCCCACCGGGTGGCGTTGCAGCACCGCTGACGGCGAAATAGTCCGGCGGTGTGCCGTCGATTTGGTTGTCAAACATCAACCCACCGAGATTGAACCACTCTGCAAGTTCCGGGTTCGCTTCGAACCCTGAGAACGACCAGAAGGCATTGCCTTCAGCGGTAATGTCAAACCCGACGCCGAAGTTGAGCACCGTCTCCGGGTCGGTGCATTCGCGTTGCCAGTAGAACTTGATCTCGACATCATGCGCTCCAGCCACTAGCGAGTCGACTCCAATGCGAATATAATCTCCCGGTTGCGCGCCAGCCGAACCGGCGACAACCACCAGCAATGTGATTACAATAATGAACAATCGTCTACTCATCCAGTCCTCCTTGTCTACTGAACGCGCAAAACACAGTTACATGTCACAGCAATATTGATACGGTGGTGGGCCGCCTGTGAAAATGTAGGCCAGCATCTCGACCACATCATCTATGTCTACTCCATCCATGCCATTGACATCGCCGACGCAGACATATGGAACGGGTGCAGGACCGGACGTGAAGATGTAGGCAATCAAATAGGCCACATCATCTATATCTGCTCCCCCGCTGCCGTCAGCATCACCACAGACGACATCGAGCATCGTTATGCATATCGGATGGATGTCCGATCCCTGAGCATCCACCAGCTTGGGAACCACAGAACCGTCCGTACCGGACCATCCCCAGTCGCAGGAGGGCGGCAATGAGCAGGAGTCAATGCAGATCTGGCCACTACCGAGACCGGTTTGCAGGTACACAGTAAAGAGAAGTTCGTCTTCGACATTTGGGATTCCTTCACCCGGCATGCCGACAATCTGTATCGCGAATATATCGGGCGACACGCCGTCGCATTCGATGCATTCGAACATGATTCTACCGAGATCAAACCACGGCGAGCTATTGCCGGTACCACCCTGAATACTCCATGTGGCATCTCCGGTGGATGTTATCATAAATGCATTGCATCCCTGATTGATGAGGCTTGGAGTCGCAGATTGGTGTGTGATCAGGAATGGAATCTGCGCGCCCCAGTTATTCTGCACCAATTGACTTCTGTCGATCTTGATGTAATCAACTTGTGCACTGGCTAAGCCAGAGGAAAGTCCCGCAATTGCAGTAACCAGTAAGAACACTCTTTTCATAGTCTAACACCTCACTTCTAAATCTATCTCAAATCGCCGGTTGTGTCTGTCCGGCCAGAACGTCCCGTCTTGAGCACGCTCATTTCGCGCAACAAAGTTTTGGATATTGACCCCCCTGGAATATATAGGCGATGAGCCAAACGACATCATCAATATCGACTTGACCTGTGCCGTCAAAATCCCCGATACAATATGTT
It contains:
- a CDS encoding TolC family protein is translated as MNRSLLNKHYLFGSVILLLAIAIVVPALSYAEMLTLDDAIDIAVNRTARGGMIRGNLEVAEQNYFARKINFYVPEISINGSVPAYNVDESYRFFGGATEKQLYRTRDLGFNSFVELNQSLITGGDVKVTANLLTRDDRYPNTRPGSELGSFIKEHTNQGYFTFRYEQPILKPSDSKNNLYNTRDDLEIAKMVRLEEETALRKEITEAYITVLQLSIKSEITNDKFEAAGLTAEIDSMKLIDGVISEEDWLLSSSNRLDAELESFEIENQVEEQRRELAILLDRDPTAELELTQPTVSEKIDKYVRQRMLDSWEISVPVIKADMEYSKAERQANYAASGHGINGDLTAEYSTGQGRVETDGISDNINTKGWGVALNFSFPIWDGGASGAAVKSAWLGAEQSKLESDRARKRTKAEIINLVNQLDVGYRRLEIVRQQIDLAENKLNIAESRFNDGQISKVTYLESKVFYLETRDRYLEELKSYVLNKIELEGKFIDG